The following proteins are encoded in a genomic region of Dyadobacter sp. UC 10:
- a CDS encoding ABC transporter permease: protein MLKNYLKIAIRNFTRNKVFSSINVAGLSLGLTCCMLIVLYTKDEVSFDQFQKHKNELYRIQATMPEENGTRTIGSSNAIHGPGFKREIPEIEDVVRTQSSSFVIKKGGELLNEEILFADDNFFSIFSMPLRSGDPKKVLTDIHSIVLSEELAEKYFDTKDAVGKTIDLKIEDGFESFVVSGIAKNCPQNSSVQFKAVLPFKFQEARNWTDSEWLGFYMNTFLLLHNKADYQMVSAKMNRIFTSKLKEAGKFDDHAKRITFGLQPFLKIHMGSETGDLRNGLAHGSSPVYTYILSGIAIFILIIACINFVNLTVARSLSRAKEIGVRKVVGGLRKQLIYQFLGESFLLSFVAFGFAIVLTMMVLPTFNELANKRLALSYLLDTNLVAGYLGLLVATGLVAGFYPALILSGFSPVQTLYNRTRFSNKNYLTKGLVVFQFALSVCLVIGTIVIYSQFKYLTTKDLGYSDKNLLFFNVGRGGNPKMDVIRQELQNMTGIQSIAAFNGNYNGTGAKIGEKEISFGYIGVDDNFLKTMEVPVTKGRNFSKSYPSDPMQSVVVNEAFVKKAGWADAIGKEINFEWKNQKMNVIGVIRDYHYASLKDTIKPLLLTQDPNYRLGAIYAKLDSRDIPATVKAIEKVFRKHVPFMPFEYRFEDASNLKRYESEAKWREMITLAAILSIFVSCIGLFGLATFNAETRVKEIGIRKVLGASVTSIAALLSLDFVKLVIISILIALPIAYYAADSWLQDFPYRIAISWIYFAAAACLAIMVAVITISYQSIRSAMLSPVRSLRSE from the coding sequence ATGCTGAAAAACTACTTAAAAATCGCTATCCGCAATTTTACGAGGAACAAGGTATTCTCCTCGATCAATGTGGCCGGGTTGTCGCTGGGACTTACCTGCTGCATGCTTATTGTGCTGTATACCAAAGATGAGGTCAGTTTTGATCAGTTTCAGAAGCACAAAAACGAACTTTACCGGATCCAGGCTACAATGCCGGAAGAAAATGGCACGCGTACAATCGGTAGTTCCAACGCAATCCATGGACCAGGTTTCAAACGCGAAATTCCGGAGATAGAGGATGTGGTGCGGACACAAAGCAGCTCTTTCGTGATCAAAAAGGGTGGTGAGCTATTGAATGAAGAGATCCTTTTTGCCGATGATAACTTCTTTTCTATATTCTCCATGCCCCTGCGGTCGGGAGATCCGAAGAAGGTTTTAACCGATATCCATTCCATTGTTTTGTCGGAGGAACTTGCGGAGAAATATTTTGATACAAAAGACGCTGTCGGAAAGACTATTGATTTGAAGATCGAAGACGGTTTCGAGTCTTTTGTGGTTTCGGGTATCGCTAAAAACTGCCCCCAGAACTCGTCGGTGCAATTTAAAGCTGTACTACCTTTCAAATTCCAGGAAGCGAGGAACTGGACTGACAGCGAGTGGCTGGGTTTTTACATGAATACTTTTTTGCTTCTGCATAACAAAGCTGATTATCAAATGGTATCAGCCAAAATGAACCGGATTTTCACCAGCAAGCTTAAAGAAGCGGGTAAATTCGATGACCACGCCAAACGGATCACTTTCGGGTTACAACCTTTTCTGAAAATTCATATGGGCAGCGAAACCGGCGATTTGCGGAATGGCCTGGCGCATGGCAGCAGCCCTGTTTATACTTACATTCTTTCCGGAATCGCAATATTTATCCTCATCATCGCCTGTATCAATTTCGTGAACCTGACCGTGGCGAGATCGCTCAGCCGGGCAAAGGAGATCGGGGTCCGTAAGGTGGTTGGAGGACTCAGGAAGCAACTCATTTATCAGTTTCTGGGGGAGTCGTTTCTGCTATCGTTTGTAGCGTTCGGTTTTGCTATTGTGCTGACAATGATGGTTTTGCCGACATTTAACGAGCTGGCAAACAAGCGACTGGCGCTTTCCTATTTGCTTGATACCAATCTGGTAGCGGGTTATCTTGGCCTCCTGGTTGCCACCGGGCTCGTCGCTGGGTTCTATCCCGCTCTGATCTTGTCCGGTTTCAGTCCGGTGCAAACACTCTACAACCGCACCCGGTTTTCAAACAAAAACTATCTGACAAAAGGGTTAGTCGTTTTTCAGTTCGCATTGTCAGTTTGCCTGGTAATCGGCACGATTGTGATTTATTCACAATTCAAATACCTCACAACAAAGGATCTGGGATATAGTGATAAAAATCTGCTGTTTTTTAATGTAGGCAGAGGTGGTAACCCGAAAATGGATGTGATCCGGCAGGAGCTTCAAAATATGACGGGTATACAGTCTATCGCCGCCTTTAACGGAAATTACAATGGAACCGGTGCGAAGATTGGGGAAAAGGAAATAAGTTTCGGCTACATCGGTGTTGATGATAATTTCCTGAAAACCATGGAGGTGCCGGTTACAAAAGGCCGTAATTTTTCCAAAAGTTACCCTTCCGATCCAATGCAGTCCGTAGTTGTGAATGAGGCTTTTGTAAAGAAAGCCGGCTGGGCAGACGCGATCGGGAAAGAGATCAATTTCGAATGGAAAAATCAGAAAATGAATGTCATCGGAGTGATAAGAGATTACCATTATGCATCCCTGAAAGATACCATTAAGCCGCTTTTGCTTACCCAGGATCCCAATTACCGGCTTGGCGCTATCTACGCTAAACTGGATTCCCGGGATATTCCGGCGACCGTTAAAGCCATCGAAAAGGTTTTTCGTAAACACGTTCCATTTATGCCGTTTGAATACAGGTTCGAAGATGCCTCAAATCTGAAAAGGTATGAATCCGAGGCGAAATGGAGGGAAATGATTACACTGGCAGCGATCTTGTCCATTTTTGTTTCCTGCATCGGGCTGTTTGGGCTGGCAACATTCAATGCAGAAACAAGGGTGAAAGAAATCGGGATCAGGAAAGTGCTGGGGGCATCCGTCACAAGCATCGCTGCATTGTTATCTCTGGATTTCGTAAAACTGGTGATTATCTCAATACTAATCGCCCTACCGATCGCCTATTACGCCGCGGATAGCTGGTTGCAGGATTTCCCTTACCGTATTGCTATATCATGGATCTATTTTGCGGCAGCAGCTTGCCTTGCTATTATGGTAGCGGTCATTACGATCAGTTATCAAAGTATCAGATCCGCCATGCTGAGCCCGGTCAGGTCGCTGAGAAGTGAGTAA
- a CDS encoding ABC transporter permease encodes MLKNYLKIAWRNLLKNKTFSFINILGLALGMARSLLIILWVQDEVRMDRFHANDKRLFSVMENQHYSGVINTFPATPGVLAENIVKDIPEIELASQVLWEEEPVLMVGNNFDNEKGRYVQGDFLNMFSFELAQGDANTALKRPDGIIISQKLADKYFKGADPIGKTIRVDNKDDVIVTGVLKPIPEASSMKFEFLMSYDRWLKSNAWAKEWGNNGPRCVVLLSKNASLEKVNAKIRGYIKTKNKGSNVDLFLINYGESYLYSNWEAGKQNGGRIEYVRMFTVVAIFILVIACINFMNLATARSVKRAKEVGLRKVVGAYRTSLVGQFMGESVLITFLSLLFALAIVIGLLPSFNTLTEKRLYVDFLDPVIWLWLIGLTLITGIIAGSYPALFMSSLNPVTILKGALKFKPNATYFRQGLVVFQFGLSILLILAMIVIYRQISYIQNKNLGFARENLLYLPDIETGMSENFTSFKQALENEPGIKSVSHSQASPLEVGSSTMGVSWPGKDTTQQLLFSVNPAGYDLIKTMGVKLLDGRDFSPSFGTDTSNYLINEAAAKKIGYKDPVGKELTMWGKKGKIIGLMKNFHIGSLHVPIEPLILSLQPAKSSWGVALIRTEAGQTETAIKNIEKLYKRYNPGVPFKYHFADEEFGRQYKAENVVSKLANYFAFLAIFISCLGLFGLAAFTAEQRTKEIGVRKVLGASVTNLVGMLSADFVKLVGIAAVIAFPLAWYFMKSWLEKYAYRIDIEWWFFVVAGIAALIIALVTVSFQAIKAALMNPVKSLKSD; translated from the coding sequence ATGCTAAAAAACTATCTGAAAATCGCCTGGCGGAATTTGCTGAAGAACAAGACATTCAGCTTTATTAATATCCTTGGCCTGGCGCTTGGGATGGCCCGCAGCTTGCTGATTATCCTTTGGGTACAGGATGAAGTCCGAATGGACCGGTTTCATGCGAATGATAAGCGCCTGTTTTCGGTGATGGAAAATCAGCATTATTCCGGCGTGATCAACACTTTTCCGGCTACGCCGGGTGTATTGGCTGAAAATATTGTAAAGGATATCCCCGAAATTGAATTGGCCAGCCAGGTACTTTGGGAGGAGGAGCCCGTTTTGATGGTCGGTAATAATTTCGATAATGAAAAAGGCCGGTATGTGCAGGGTGATTTTCTGAACATGTTTTCATTTGAACTGGCACAGGGTGACGCGAATACTGCATTGAAGAGGCCGGACGGTATCATTATTTCTCAAAAGCTGGCCGATAAATATTTCAAAGGGGCCGATCCCATAGGGAAAACCATTCGGGTTGATAATAAGGATGACGTAATTGTGACGGGCGTGCTCAAACCGATCCCAGAGGCTTCATCAATGAAGTTTGAGTTTTTGATGAGCTACGACCGTTGGCTTAAAAGCAATGCCTGGGCCAAAGAATGGGGTAACAACGGTCCCAGATGTGTTGTACTGCTGTCGAAAAATGCCAGCCTTGAAAAGGTTAATGCGAAAATCAGGGGATATATTAAAACCAAGAATAAAGGCAGCAATGTCGATCTGTTTCTGATCAACTATGGAGAGTCATACCTGTACTCCAATTGGGAAGCAGGTAAGCAAAACGGTGGTAGAATTGAGTATGTGCGCATGTTTACGGTGGTGGCGATTTTTATCCTGGTCATTGCATGTATCAATTTCATGAACCTGGCTACGGCACGGTCTGTGAAACGTGCCAAGGAAGTGGGCCTTCGCAAAGTCGTAGGCGCTTATCGCACAAGCCTCGTCGGCCAGTTCATGGGTGAATCGGTGCTGATCACTTTTCTGTCACTTCTTTTCGCACTGGCGATCGTGATCGGGTTGCTTCCATCGTTCAATACCCTCACTGAAAAGCGGTTATATGTGGATTTTCTGGATCCTGTCATCTGGCTCTGGCTCATCGGGCTCACATTGATAACAGGCATTATAGCAGGAAGTTATCCGGCTCTTTTCATGTCGTCGCTTAATCCTGTCACGATTTTGAAGGGTGCCTTGAAATTCAAACCGAATGCTACTTATTTCAGGCAGGGGCTTGTCGTTTTTCAGTTCGGCTTGTCTATTCTCCTGATCCTGGCCATGATCGTCATTTACCGGCAGATCAGTTACATTCAAAACAAAAACCTGGGATTCGCCCGTGAAAACCTGCTTTATCTTCCGGATATCGAGACGGGGATGAGCGAAAATTTTACTTCATTCAAGCAAGCGCTGGAAAATGAGCCTGGTATCAAATCTGTGTCCCATTCGCAGGCAAGTCCCCTGGAAGTGGGCAGCTCCACCATGGGTGTCAGCTGGCCGGGAAAGGATACCACGCAGCAGTTGCTTTTCAGCGTCAATCCCGCCGGTTATGACCTGATCAAAACGATGGGTGTAAAGCTGCTCGACGGGCGGGATTTCAGTCCTTCATTTGGTACCGATACGTCCAACTATCTCATCAATGAGGCGGCAGCAAAAAAGATCGGCTATAAAGATCCGGTAGGCAAGGAGCTTACGATGTGGGGTAAGAAAGGTAAGATCATCGGGCTGATGAAAAACTTTCATATCGGTTCCCTGCATGTTCCCATTGAGCCGCTGATCCTCAGCCTGCAACCGGCCAAATCTTCATGGGGGGTAGCATTGATCAGAACGGAAGCGGGGCAGACTGAAACAGCAATCAAAAACATCGAAAAGCTTTACAAACGCTATAACCCGGGCGTGCCTTTCAAGTATCACTTCGCCGATGAAGAATTTGGCAGACAATACAAGGCGGAAAATGTAGTGAGCAAGCTTGCCAACTACTTTGCCTTTCTGGCTATTTTTATCTCTTGCCTCGGTTTATTCGGGCTGGCTGCATTTACTGCGGAACAGCGAACTAAGGAAATTGGTGTTAGAAAAGTGCTGGGCGCCAGCGTCACAAACCTGGTTGGTATGTTATCGGCAGATTTTGTGAAACTGGTGGGTATTGCCGCAGTTATTGCCTTTCCGCTTGCCTGGTATTTTATGAAAAGCTGGCTGGAGAAATACGCTTACCGCATTGATATTGAATGGTGGTTTTTCGTTGTAGCCGGCATCGCGGCGTTAATCATTGCGCTGGTAACGGTAAGTTTCCAGGCAATCAAAGCGGCTCTGATGAATCCTGTGAAAAGTTTAAAAAGTGACTGA
- a CDS encoding ABC transporter permease: MLRNYLTIAWRNLLKHKFYSFLNIFGLSLGLASCLLITLYVVDELSYDRSFSDSDRIYRVNSDIRFGGADMKLAVAPDPLAFTLQKDYPQVESVARLREDGSYLVRRTGAAENLKEDVVSYADSTFFHVFSIPLVSGDPARVLREPNTMVISERASRKYFGSENPIGQSLLLDNQAVYTVTGVMKNIPDHSHLSQLNMLLAMSAYADSRSNNWGSHNFVTYLKLREGVTPAQFEKNFDTVLEKYTGAWVKQIMGASLDEMRKSGSYIKYSLMALTDIHLHSDRTAEISANGNIQYVYIFGVVAIFLLGIACVNFMNLSTARSANRAKEVGVRKALGSKRAYLMGQFLTEAIMLSFLSLILAVAIGYAALPLFNNLASKQIAFPFESALFWIVAIFTALVVGVMAGSYPAFFLSSFKPLKVLRGAIEQDGKGGYLRNSLVVFQFVISVMLIIGTGVIYNQLNYIQTKKLGYNKDQILIIKNAYALDTKARAFKDEVAQLPDIQSSTLTSFLPTPSSRTDNTFFPEGEMQQEKGISMQKWAVDHDYIKTLNLKMKSGRGFQRDFPSDSSGIIINEAAARILGFADPIGKRIYDLNTNSTEKDQTYTILGVVSDFHFQSLRKNIGALSLVLRPSYGLVAVLMKGGNHKQTVARVESLWKEMAPGQPFNYKFMDEDFDNEYRSEQRIGQIFITFAVISIIIGCLGLFGLSAYTAERRTKEIGVRKVLGASVPNIIALLSKDFLKLVFISIVIGSPLAWFAMNTWLQGFAYHIDIAWWMFAAAGILSILIALLTVSFQSVKAALMNPVKSLKSE; encoded by the coding sequence ATGCTGAGAAACTATCTGACAATTGCCTGGCGGAATCTGCTAAAACACAAGTTTTACTCGTTCCTGAACATTTTTGGTCTGTCGCTTGGTTTGGCAAGCTGCCTTCTGATCACACTTTATGTGGTCGATGAACTGAGTTATGATCGCTCATTCTCAGATTCTGACCGTATTTACAGGGTCAACTCGGATATCCGTTTTGGCGGAGCTGATATGAAGCTGGCCGTCGCGCCGGACCCGCTGGCTTTTACCCTTCAAAAAGATTATCCCCAGGTGGAATCCGTCGCAAGGTTGCGGGAAGACGGCAGCTATCTGGTTCGCCGGACCGGCGCTGCTGAAAATTTGAAAGAAGACGTCGTCAGTTACGCCGATTCGACCTTCTTCCATGTCTTTTCCATTCCCCTGGTTTCCGGAGACCCTGCGCGGGTACTCAGAGAACCCAATACCATGGTGATTTCAGAACGTGCTTCGAGGAAATATTTCGGTTCCGAAAATCCGATTGGGCAAAGCTTACTGCTCGATAACCAGGCTGTTTACACGGTGACTGGTGTTATGAAGAACATCCCGGATCACTCGCATCTGTCGCAGCTGAATATGCTCCTGGCGATGAGTGCATACGCCGATAGCCGCAGTAACAATTGGGGAAGCCATAATTTTGTCACTTACCTCAAATTGCGGGAAGGGGTTACTCCGGCACAGTTTGAAAAAAACTTTGATACCGTTCTCGAAAAATATACCGGGGCCTGGGTGAAACAGATCATGGGTGCTTCGCTGGATGAGATGCGTAAATCGGGTAGTTATATCAAATATTCACTGATGGCGCTGACTGATATTCACCTGCATTCGGACCGGACAGCGGAAATCAGTGCAAATGGAAATATCCAGTATGTTTACATTTTCGGGGTCGTAGCCATCTTTTTGCTGGGAATCGCTTGCGTAAACTTTATGAACTTGTCGACCGCCAGATCGGCAAACCGTGCCAAAGAGGTGGGCGTAAGAAAAGCTTTGGGATCGAAACGGGCGTACCTGATGGGCCAGTTTCTGACGGAAGCGATTATGCTGAGTTTTCTTTCACTAATCCTGGCAGTGGCTATTGGATATGCAGCATTGCCACTGTTCAATAACCTCGCCAGTAAGCAGATCGCTTTTCCTTTTGAAAGCGCTCTATTCTGGATCGTGGCCATTTTTACTGCTTTGGTCGTTGGCGTGATGGCGGGAAGTTATCCCGCGTTTTTTCTATCGTCATTTAAACCGTTGAAGGTGTTGCGCGGTGCGATTGAACAGGATGGAAAGGGCGGTTATCTGCGGAATAGTCTGGTAGTATTTCAATTTGTGATTTCCGTAATGCTGATCATCGGCACCGGCGTCATTTATAACCAGCTCAACTACATTCAAACCAAAAAACTGGGCTACAACAAAGACCAGATACTTATCATAAAAAACGCGTATGCACTGGATACGAAGGCGCGTGCATTCAAGGACGAAGTAGCTCAGTTGCCCGACATTCAAAGCAGCACGCTGACCAGCTTTTTACCGACCCCTTCTTCACGGACAGATAATACCTTTTTCCCCGAAGGTGAAATGCAGCAGGAGAAAGGTATAAGTATGCAAAAATGGGCCGTGGATCACGACTATATCAAAACATTAAATCTTAAAATGAAATCCGGACGTGGTTTCCAGCGTGATTTTCCTTCCGATTCTTCGGGGATTATTATCAATGAAGCCGCCGCCAGGATCCTGGGCTTTGCTGATCCGATCGGCAAACGCATTTATGATCTAAATACTAATTCAACCGAGAAAGATCAAACGTATACTATACTGGGTGTAGTCAGTGATTTTCATTTTCAGTCACTCAGGAAGAATATTGGCGCATTAAGCCTGGTGCTACGTCCGAGTTATGGGCTGGTAGCGGTTCTAATGAAGGGTGGAAATCACAAACAAACTGTCGCCAGGGTCGAGTCGCTCTGGAAGGAAATGGCGCCGGGACAACCTTTCAATTACAAGTTTATGGATGAAGATTTCGACAATGAGTACCGGAGCGAGCAGCGTATCGGTCAGATATTTATCACGTTTGCAGTCATTTCCATTATCATTGGGTGTCTGGGCTTGTTTGGATTATCTGCTTACACTGCGGAAAGAAGGACCAAGGAAATCGGAGTGAGAAAGGTTCTTGGTGCAAGTGTTCCGAATATCATCGCGCTGTTATCAAAGGACTTTTTGAAACTTGTTTTTATATCGATCGTTATCGGAAGCCCGCTGGCCTGGTTTGCAATGAATACCTGGCTGCAGGGATTCGCGTATCACATTGATATAGCCTGGTGGATGTTCGCCGCTGCCGGCATACTCTCAATCCTGATCGCACTGCTGACAGTTAGTTTTCAAAGTGTTAAAGCAGCGTTAATGAATCCGGTGAAGAGCTTGAAGAGTGAGTAG
- a CDS encoding ABC transporter ATP-binding protein: MIKITNLHKIFSTEEVETTALNGIDMDVKDGEFVAIMGPSGCGKSTLLNILGLLDNPSEGSYEFYGTEVAKMSERQRAQIRKGNIGFVFQSFNLIDELTVYENVELPLLYLKTPPAERKEKVEAALTRMNMMHRRNHFPQQLSGGQQQRTAIARAVVATPKTILADEPTGNLDSKNGEEVMNLLSQLNASGTTILMVTHSPYDAGFAHRIVNLFDGKIVTEKVHI, from the coding sequence ATGATCAAAATTACCAACCTGCATAAGATCTTTTCTACTGAGGAAGTGGAAACTACGGCCCTGAACGGGATTGACATGGATGTCAAAGATGGCGAGTTTGTAGCCATTATGGGACCGTCGGGATGTGGAAAATCTACATTACTGAATATCCTTGGACTGCTGGATAATCCGAGTGAAGGATCTTACGAGTTTTATGGCACGGAAGTAGCCAAAATGTCTGAGCGCCAACGCGCACAGATCCGTAAGGGAAACATCGGTTTTGTATTCCAGAGCTTCAATCTGATCGACGAACTGACCGTTTACGAGAACGTTGAGCTGCCATTGCTTTATCTGAAAACACCTCCGGCCGAGCGTAAGGAAAAAGTAGAAGCTGCATTGACCCGCATGAATATGATGCATCGCCGCAACCACTTTCCACAACAGCTTTCAGGTGGTCAGCAGCAACGTACCGCCATTGCGAGGGCCGTGGTAGCGACGCCGAAAACAATACTTGCGGATGAGCCAACAGGTAACCTCGACTCTAAAAACGGAGAAGAAGTAATGAACCTGCTCAGCCAGCTCAACGCATCCGGCACGACGATCCTGATGGTGACGCACTCCCCGTACGACGCCGGGTTTGCACACAGAATTGTGAATTTGTTTGACGGAAAGATTGTGACGGAGAAGGTGCATATCTAG
- a CDS encoding four helix bundle protein, translated as MRNFKNLRVWQKSHHLVLYVYSITKTFPKEELYGLVSQIRRSATSIPSNISEGCGRSSEAELARFMTIASGSAAELEYQLLLSKDLLLISLADYERLNASLTEIRKMLNSFIQKLR; from the coding sequence ATGAGAAATTTTAAAAATCTAAGGGTTTGGCAAAAAAGTCATCATCTTGTATTGTATGTTTATTCGATCACCAAAACTTTCCCTAAGGAAGAACTATATGGCTTGGTCAGTCAGATTCGTCGTTCTGCCACTTCAATTCCATCAAACATTTCAGAAGGCTGCGGCAGGAGCTCTGAGGCTGAACTAGCCAGATTTATGACCATTGCCAGCGGTTCTGCAGCTGAGCTCGAATATCAGCTTTTACTTTCAAAAGATCTTCTGCTCATTAGTTTGGCAGATTATGAAAGACTGAATGCAAGCCTGACAGAAATTCGCAAGATGCTTAACAGTTTCATTCAGAAGCTACGCTAG